A region from the Medicago truncatula cultivar Jemalong A17 chromosome 6, MtrunA17r5.0-ANR, whole genome shotgun sequence genome encodes:
- the LOC120575967 gene encoding secreted RxLR effector protein 161-like — MRDIPYASAIGSIMYAMICTRPDVSYALSATSRYQSNPGNDHWIAVKNILKYLRRTKDTFLVYGGQEELSVIGYTDASFQTDHDDFRSQSGYVFCLNGGAVSWKSSKQETVADSTTEAEYIAASNAAKEAVWIKKFISDLGIVPSIVDPIELLCDNNGAIAQAKEPRSHQKSKHIQRRYHLIREIIERGDVKICKVPTLDNVADPLTKALAQ, encoded by the coding sequence ATGCGTGATATCCCATATGCTTCAGCAATTGGTTCTATCATGTATGCTATGATATGTACTCGACCAGATGTCTCGTATGCTTTAAGTGCTACGAGCAGATACCAGTCTAATCCTGGCAACGATCATTGGATTGCTGTCAAGAATATCCTTAAGTACTTGAGAAGAACTAAGGATACCTTCTTGGTCTATGGAGGTCAAGAAGAGCTCTCTGTAATTGGTTACACTGATGCTAGTTTTCAGACCGATCATGATGACTTTAGATCGCAATCTGGATATGTGTTTTGCTTAAATGGCGGTGCTGTGAGCTGGAAAAGTTCAAAGCAAGAAACAGTCGCTGATTCTACAACTGAAGCCGAGTATATTGCTGCATCCAATGCCGCAAAAGAAGCTGTTTGGATTAAGAAATTCATTTCTGATCTTGGAATAGTTCCGAGTATTGTGGATCCCATTGAATTACTATGTGATAACAATGGTGCAATCGCACAAGCCAAAGAACCTAGATCTCACCAGAAATCCAAACACATACAAAGGCGTTATCATCTTATTCGAGAGATTATCGAAAGAGGAGATGTTAAAATATGCAAAGTACCAACATTGGACAATGTCGCTGATCCACTTACTAAAGCTCTTGCCCAGTAG